A part of Gammaproteobacteria bacterium genomic DNA contains:
- the iscR gene encoding Fe-S cluster assembly transcriptional regulator IscR, with product MRLTTKGRYAVTAMLDLAFHRGEGPVTLADISRRQAISLSYLEQLFSRLRRKGLVESTRGPGGGYRLGRPAEEIAVAEVIEAVDESVDATRCGGRGNCQADQRCLTHELWCELSEHIHRFLDGVSLATLVARDAVKEVARRQDRGAVVTCGPHEMSRSRTAVTFDMPS from the coding sequence ATGAGGCTCACCACCAAAGGGCGCTACGCCGTCACTGCCATGCTGGACTTGGCCTTCCACCGGGGAGAGGGGCCGGTGACCCTGGCCGACATCTCCCGCCGTCAGGCGATCTCGCTCTCCTACCTGGAGCAGCTCTTCTCCCGACTGCGACGCAAGGGTCTGGTGGAGAGCACGCGGGGCCCCGGTGGCGGATACCGGTTGGGGCGCCCGGCCGAGGAGATCGCGGTGGCCGAGGTCATCGAGGCGGTGGATGAGTCGGTGGACGCCACCCGCTGCGGCGGCCGCGGCAACTGCCAGGCCGACCAGCGCTGCCTCACCCACGAGCTCTGGTGCGAGCTGAGCGAGCACATCCACCGCTTCCTGGACGGCGTGAGCCTCGCCACCCTGGTGGCCCGGGACGCAGTGAAGGAGGTCGCGCGGCGCCAGGACCGGGGTGCGGTCGTCACCTGCGGGCCCCACGAGATGAGCCGGAGCCGGACCGCGGTCACCTTCGACATGCCGTCCTGA
- a CDS encoding cyclic nucleotide-binding domain-containing protein produces the protein MEPSTVYDTLRGSSLAAQLDDEQCRTLAGIGEARRLAADEVLIAEGHTDRAFHLVTEGMIAVTRDCGCGEWTTLALLRPGDLAGEMGFVTGRPHSASLRAVGEAGVISFDRERVEALLQDQPWIVYRLMQAIVQAVHQILRRMNAQYVEMANYITKQHGRY, from the coding sequence ATGGAGCCGTCGACCGTCTACGACACGCTGCGGGGGTCCTCCCTGGCGGCCCAGCTGGACGACGAGCAGTGCCGGACCCTGGCTGGGATCGGCGAGGCGCGCCGGCTGGCAGCGGACGAGGTCCTGATTGCCGAAGGCCACACCGACCGCGCCTTCCACCTCGTCACCGAAGGGATGATCGCGGTGACCCGGGACTGCGGGTGCGGCGAGTGGACCACGCTCGCGCTTCTCCGCCCGGGCGACCTGGCAGGCGAGATGGGCTTCGTCACGGGCCGCCCCCACAGCGCGAGCCTGCGGGCGGTGGGCGAGGCGGGGGTCATCAGCTTCGACCGGGAACGAGTCGAGGCCCTGCTGCAGGACCAGCCCTGGATCGTGTACCGGCTGATGCAGGCCATCGTCCAGGCGGTGCACCAGATCCTGCGCCGGATGAACGCCCAGTACGTCGAGATGGCGAATTACATCACCAAGCAGCACGGGCGGTACTGA